From one Citrobacter sp. Marseille-Q6884 genomic stretch:
- a CDS encoding GNAT family N-acetyltransferase yields the protein MLETPRLILRQWEERDKKPFAALNADPEVMRFFPATLTKTESDNLVERFSEGIEVRGWGFWAVELKTTQQFVGCVGLHPQPDKFEFSPCTEIGWRLGKAYWHQGLAMEAAKTCLEFAFEELALDEVVSFTAKLNTPSERLMQRLGMKKTGEFMHPALPLDHRLAQHVLYRAMRSSC from the coding sequence ATGCTGGAGACACCAAGGCTTATTTTACGACAGTGGGAAGAACGCGATAAAAAGCCATTTGCCGCACTGAATGCAGATCCCGAGGTAATGCGTTTTTTCCCCGCGACGCTCACAAAGACTGAGAGTGATAATCTGGTCGAAAGGTTTAGTGAAGGAATTGAAGTACGTGGTTGGGGATTTTGGGCGGTCGAGCTAAAAACGACACAACAGTTTGTAGGCTGTGTTGGATTGCACCCGCAACCGGATAAATTTGAGTTTTCACCCTGTACCGAAATTGGCTGGCGTCTTGGCAAAGCATATTGGCATCAGGGACTGGCAATGGAGGCCGCAAAAACATGTCTGGAATTTGCTTTTGAAGAGTTGGCTCTGGATGAAGTGGTTTCGTTTACCGCGAAACTCAATACACCTTCAGAACGTTTAATGCAGCGACTCGGAATGAAAAAAACAGGAGAGTTTATGCATCCTGCATTGCCGTTGGACCACAGGCTTGCTCAACATGTGTTGTACAGGGCTATGCGTTCATCCTGTTAA